One stretch of Bombus vancouverensis nearcticus chromosome 16, iyBomVanc1_principal, whole genome shotgun sequence DNA includes these proteins:
- the RpL23A gene encoding ribosomal protein L23A: protein MAPKPKPTEKSAGKPAEKKTEKKTEKKPATVASTSKVTKPAAKTSTTAKKAAAAKTTTSVKPAAKPAAKPAPKVAAKPVVAKSKKNVQPPKKTSKGGRTAAPLQKALKTQKKVLKGVHGSRVRKIRTSVHFYRPKTFRPPRDPKYARKSVPNRNRMDAFNIIKFPLTTEAAMKKIEDNNTLVFIVHTRANKYHIKASIKKLYDVDVAKVNTLIRPDGKKKAYVRLTRDYDALDVANKIGII from the exons ATGGCTCCTAAACCGAAACCCACGGAAAAGTCAG cCGGCAAACCAGCTGagaaaaaaacagaaaagaaaactgaGAAGAAGCCAGCTACTGTAGCTTCTACATCAAAAGTTACAAAACCAGCTGCGAAAACATCCACCACTGCAAAGAAAGCCGCAGCTGCTAAAACGACAACTTCTGTGAAGCCTGCAGCAAAACCAGCAGCAAAACCTGCGCCTAAAGTTGCTGCGAAACCAGTAGTTGCAAAATCTAAGAAAAATGTTCAACCTCCAAAGAAAACATCTAAGGGTGGAAGAACAGCTGCCCCACTTCAGAAAGCACTTAAAACTCAGAAAAAg GTATTGAAAGGTGTTCATGGATCAAGAGTAAGGAAAATAAGGACATCTGTCCACTTCTATCGGCCAAAAACATTTAGACCACCAAGGGACCCGAAATATGCGAGAAAATCTGTCCCAAATAGAAATCG taTGGATGCATTTAATATCATCAAATTTCCATTGACCACTGAAGCTGCTATGAAAAAGATAGAGGACAACAACACGTTAGTTTTTATCGTGCATACTCGTGCGAATAAATACCACATCAAAGCTTCCATTAAAAAACTGTACGATGTTGATGTGGCTAAAGTTAATACGTTAATTAGGCCAGATGGTAAAAAGAAAGCGTATGTACGTCTAACGCGTGATTATGATGCGCTTGATGTTGCTAATAAAATTGGTATAATATAA
- the l(1)G0007 gene encoding ATP-dependent RNA helicase l(1)G0007 translates to MDISNESNLYRLEGIEKNQAGGLIIRKKPSDHTFKKPQVSVLGLDKLAKRKRQENSQEVNSLKSESSSLKSEIKERKYRSYAEETPTHTGGVNTEAQQRLEARLKHQRLSAQDKNHRHNYKEKDRNRDRDRNRDRYRDRDRERSRSRDSVRDSSRQTPLRFKDEPQTPIFKTKDSTSKSNWDDDEDEEPRKSSWDHPTPNLYNIRDGRDSVRSEFTPSYKYNPWNRDRKASGATPNILGEEKEMWDLWEEEQQRLDREWYALDDGENHAFADVSEEYTRKKEMELEAKRQKRLSAQQRQINKDNELWERNRMLTSGVISSLDHDDDPDDEGETRVHLLVHNVVPPFLDGRIVFTKQPEPVVPVRDPTSDMALVARKGSALVRAYREQKERKRAQKKHWELAGTHIGNIMGVRDRHKDDKEDPGQETDFKAGQKYARHIRDEVTGEAKYRSIQHQRRSLPVFAVRQELLNVIRENSVVVIVGETGSGKTTQLTQYLHEDGYSCYGIIGCTQPRRVAAMSVAKRVSDEMATALGDKVGYAIRFEDCTSKDTVIKYMTDGILLRESLREGDLDRYSVIIMDEAHERSLSTDVLFGLLREVVARRHDLKLIVTSATMDSSKFSAFFGNAATFQIPGRTFPVEVLHAKNPVEDYVDAAVKQVLQIHLQPRSGDVLVFMPGQEDIEVTCEALKERLAEIESAPPLSILPIYSQLPSDLQAKIFQRSEGGLRKCVVATNIAETSLTVDGIVFVVDSGYCKLKVYNPRIGMDALQVYPVSRANADQRAGRAGRTGPGTCYRLYTRRQYLDELLLTGVPEIQRTNLANTVLLLKSLGVQDLLGFHFMDPPPQDNILNSLYQLWILGALDHTGRLTPLGRQMAEFPLDPPQCQMLIVASQLGCTADILIIVSMLSVPSIFYRPKGREEDSDSAREKFQVPESDHLTYLNVYNQWKANGYSSSWCNVHFIHAKAMRKVREVRQQLEEILKQQKMEVVSCGTDWDIVRKCICSAYFHQAARLKGIGEYVNCRTGMPCHLHPTSALFGMGFTPDYVVYHELVMTGKEYMQCVTAVDGHWLAELGPMFFSVKETGRSGRAKRRQAMQHLHEMEGQMKEAEEEMKARAQEQLEREQASIRKKEILTPGIREPGTPAPYRKTPSRLGL, encoded by the exons ATGGATATATCAAATGAGTCGAATTTGTATAGATTAGAAGGGATTGAAAAAAATCAAGCAGGAGGTTTGATTATTCGGAAGAAACCCTCTGATCATACATTTAAGAAGCCTCAGGTATCTGTCTTGGGTCTTGACAAACTTGCAAAACGAAAAAGGCAAGAAAATTCACAGGAAGTTAACTCATTGAAATCTGAATCAAGTTCACTAAAATCAGAGATTAAGGAAAGAAAATACAGATCTTATGCTGAAGAAACTCCAACTCATACTGGCGGGGTGAACACTGAGGCACAACAAAGATTAGAAGCACGATTAAAGCATCAAAGATTGAGTGCACAGGACAAAAATCATAGGCACAATTATAAGGAAAAAGATCGGAATAGAGATAGGGATAGGAATAGAGATCGATACAGAGATAGGGATAGAGAAAGGAGTAGAAGCAGAGACAGTGTTAGAGATAGTAGTAGACAAACACCCTTAAGGTTTAAAGATGAACCTCAAACTccaatatttaaaacaaaagaTTCAACATCTAAAAGTAATTGGGATGATGATGAAGATGAAGAACCAAGAAAATCCAGTTGGGATCATCCAACACCCAATCTATACAATATTAGAGATGGTAGAGACAGTGTTAGAAGTGAATTTACGCCTTCATATAAATATAACCCTTGGAATAGAGATCGAAAAGCTAGTGGTGCTACACCTAACATACTtggggaagaaaaagaaatgtgGGACTTGTGGGAAGAAGAGCAACAAAGATTGGATAGAGAATGGTATGCCTTGGATGATGGAGAAAATCATGCGTTTGCTGATGTTTCTGAAGAATACACCCGtaaaaaagaaatggaattgGAAGCAAAAAGACAGAAGCGTCTTTCCGCACAACAGCGACAGATAAATAAAGATAACGAATTGTGGGAACGTAACAGAATGTTAACATCTGGTGTCATCAGTTCTTTAGATCATGATGATGATCCTGATGATGAAGGAGAAACCAGAGTACATCTCTTAGTCCATAATGTTGTTCCACCATTTCTGGATGGTCGAATTGTATTCACTAAACAACCGGAGCCTGTTGTACCTGTACGTGATCCTACTTCTGATATGGCACTTGTAGCAAGAAAAGGGTCGGCTTTGGTACGAGCATATCGTGAGCAAAAAGAGCGGAAAAGGGCGCAAAAGAAACATTGGGAACTAGCTGGAACTCATATTGGTAATATCATGGGTGTACGTGATAGACACAAAGATGATAAGGAAGATCCAGGTCAAGAAACTGACTTCAAAGCTGGCCAAAAATATGCGCGTCATATACGAGATGAAGTTACTGGAGAAGCTAAATACAGGTCCATTCAACACCAGAGGAGAAGTCTTCCAGTATTTGCTGTACGACAAGAATTGTTAAATGTAATTAGAGAAAACAGTGTAGTAGTTATTGTTGGAGAAACTGGCAGTGGAAAAACAACTCAATTGACTCAATATCTTCATGAAGATGGTTATAGTTGCTATGGTATAATTGGATGTACACAACCAAGAAGAGTAGCAGCTATGTCTGTGGCAAAAAGAGTTTCTGATGAAATGGCTACTGCTTTAGGAGACAAAGTTGGTTATGCTATTCGTTTTGAGGATTGCACTTCAAAAGATACTGTTATTAAATATATGACTGATGGTATTTTATTAAGAGAAAGCTTAAGGGAAGGAGATTTGGATCGATATAGTGTAATTATCATGGATGAAGCTCATGAAAGATCTTTATCTACTGATGTCTTATTTGGTTTATTGAGAGAGGTTGTAGCCAGGCGACATGATCTGAAATTGATCGTAACATCTGCTACAATGGACTCTAGCAAATTTTCAGCATTTTTTGGAAATGCTGCAACATTCCAAATCCCAGGTCGTACATTTCCAGTTGAAGTATTACACGCCAAGAATCCAGTAGAAGACTATGTTGATGCTGCGGTGAAACAAGTGTTACAAATTCATTTGCAACCCCGTTCAGGCGATGTATTGGTCTTTATGCCTGGTCAGGAAGACATTGAAGTTACTTGTGAGGCTTTGAAAGAACGTTTAGCAGAGATCGAATCAGCTCCTCCACTTTCCATTTTACCTATTTACTCGCAACTACCCTCGGATTTACAAGCTAAAATTTTTCAACGTTCAGAGGGAGGTTTACGAAAATGCGTTGTAGCAACAAATATAGCCGAAACTTCATTAACTGTCGATGGAATTGTATTCGTCGTGGATTCGGGCTATTGCAAGTTGAAAGTTTATAACCCACGAATTGGTATGGATGCTTTACAAGTATATCCAGTGTCCAGAGCAAATGCTGATCAAAGAGCAGGAAGAGCAGGACGTACTGGTCCTGGTACCTGCTACAGATTATACACGCGAAGGCAATATTTAGACGAACTACTATTAACTGGAGTTCCAGAAATACAGCGAACCAATTTAGCAAATACTGTATTGTTACTGAAGTCTTTAGGTGTTCAAGATTTATTGGGTTTTCATTTTATGGATCCTCCACCACaagataatatattaaattctcTGTATCAATTGTGGATTTTGGGTGCATTAGATCATACAGGACGTTTAACACCTTTGGGACGACAAATGGCAGAATTTCCACTAGACCCACCACAATGTCAGATGCTCATTGTTGCTTCTCAACTCGGTTGCACTGCAGATATACTTATTATAGTTTCTATGCTGTCAGTGCCTTCGATATTCTACCGACCCAAAGGTCGCGAAGAAGATTCTGATTCAGCTCGAGAGAAGTTTCAAGTACCAGAGTCTGACCACCTAACATATTTAAATGTGTACAATCAGTGGAAGGCGAATGGTTATTCCAGTTCTTGGTGTAACGTTCACTTTATTCACGCGAAAGCTATGCGGAAAGTAAGAGAAGTTCGACAACAGCTGGAAGAAATTCTGAAACAACAAAAGATGGAAGTTGTAAGCTGTGGCACGGACTGGGACATTGTACGGAAATGTATTTGTTCGGCATACTTTCACCAAGCAGCTCGTTTAAAAGGTATTGGTGAATACGTGAATTGTCGTACTGGAATGCCATGCCATCTTCATCCGACGTCAGCTTTGTTCGGTATGGGCTTCACGCCAGACTACGTGGTGTATCATGAACTTGTGATGACTGGCAAGGAGTACATGCAATGTGTGACTGCCGTTGATGGCCACTGGCTAGCCGAGTTGGGTCCTATGTTCTTTAGCGTAAAGGAAACTGGACGAAGCGGACGAGCAAAAAGACGACAAGCCATGCAACATTTACATGAAATGGAAGGGCAGATGAAAGAAGCGGAGGAAGAAATGAAGGCTAGGGCGCAAGAACAACTTGAACGTGAACAAGCTTCTATCAGGAA GAAGGAGATATTGACGCCAGGTATCAGAGAACCGGGTACACCTGCTCCTTATCGTAAAACTCCAAGTAGATTGGGGTTATAA